In the genome of Aureimonas sp. OT7, one region contains:
- a CDS encoding DNA polymerase Y family protein yields the protein MHGVATPDSPVAGSLAPEAAATAGLFREASGSAHRAPRGGGLAAEARHPAGQGAPDGLQPLALYDKDGGLMRIRAACERARMAGLVPGLSLAEARARFPFVRYEEMDSSADAGLLAAIADWCDRYTPLVALDGPAGLFLDISGCAHLFGGEDGLMRDLAHRMEGQGLAAGLAIASSAGPAAALAVHAPGTVARPGEEVGLLSPLSCRALRFEPALSATLDRLGLRRVGELLSMPRASLGRRFGAAFMEQLDFAIGRSTRPLNPRRPVPALIHERRLFEPIGRVEDIENLVLHLAQRLKPDLERLGQGVRQLELSLFRVDGVVERIALATARPMRDPASIRRLFSERLKAIGDERDAGYGYDLLRLSVLSMDVLGDDQSNFLASGVTAEKMVTLVDRLTARLGPGAVQSLRDVASHWPEKAQVLVAGFSGTAAAADTAEEGLPRPLRILDPPEPVEAISVLPEGEPIRFVWRRAAHRVLRLEGPERIEPEWWHDDVTTAAPGLFRDYFRIEDDAGRRYWMFREGLADMRPARWFLHGIFP from the coding sequence TTGCACGGCGTCGCCACGCCTGATTCGCCCGTTGCGGGCAGCCTTGCACCGGAGGCTGCCGCAACGGCGGGCCTGTTCCGCGAGGCATCGGGCAGCGCCCATCGCGCACCGCGCGGGGGTGGGTTGGCGGCCGAGGCGCGGCATCCGGCAGGGCAGGGCGCGCCGGACGGACTCCAGCCGCTGGCGCTCTACGACAAGGATGGCGGCCTCATGCGCATCCGGGCGGCATGCGAGCGCGCCCGCATGGCGGGGCTCGTGCCGGGCCTTTCGCTGGCAGAGGCGCGCGCCCGCTTCCCCTTTGTCCGATACGAGGAAATGGACAGCAGCGCGGATGCCGGATTGCTGGCCGCAATCGCGGATTGGTGCGATCGCTATACGCCGCTGGTTGCGCTGGATGGGCCGGCGGGGCTGTTTCTGGATATTTCCGGCTGCGCGCATCTGTTCGGTGGCGAGGACGGCCTGATGCGCGACCTTGCCCACCGCATGGAAGGGCAGGGCCTGGCGGCCGGGTTGGCCATCGCATCATCGGCCGGGCCGGCTGCCGCGCTGGCCGTCCATGCTCCGGGGACGGTGGCGCGGCCCGGCGAAGAGGTCGGCCTCCTGTCGCCCTTGTCCTGCCGCGCGCTGCGTTTCGAGCCGGCACTGTCGGCGACGCTGGACAGGCTGGGCCTGCGCCGCGTCGGCGAATTGCTGTCCATGCCGCGCGCCTCTCTCGGGCGGCGCTTCGGCGCCGCCTTCATGGAGCAACTGGACTTCGCGATCGGCCGCAGTACCCGCCCCTTGAATCCGCGACGCCCGGTGCCGGCCCTTATTCATGAGCGACGTTTGTTCGAGCCGATCGGGCGAGTGGAGGATATCGAGAACCTCGTCCTGCATCTGGCCCAGCGCCTGAAACCGGACCTCGAGCGTCTGGGGCAGGGTGTGCGCCAGCTCGAACTGTCGCTGTTTCGCGTCGATGGCGTCGTGGAGCGCATCGCCCTTGCCACCGCGCGTCCCATGCGGGACCCGGCCTCCATCCGCCGCCTGTTCTCCGAGCGTCTCAAGGCCATCGGCGACGAGCGCGATGCCGGTTACGGCTATGACCTCCTGCGCCTGTCCGTCTTGTCCATGGATGTCCTCGGCGACGACCAGTCCAACTTCCTGGCAAGCGGCGTCACGGCCGAAAAGATGGTGACCCTGGTGGACAGGCTGACGGCGCGGCTGGGGCCTGGAGCCGTCCAGTCGCTGCGGGACGTAGCTTCGCACTGGCCGGAAAAGGCGCAGGTCCTGGTTGCCGGATTTTCCGGTACCGCCGCAGCCGCGGATACCGCAGAAGAAGGCCTGCCCCGCCCCTTGCGTATTCTGGACCCGCCCGAGCCGGTCGAGGCCATCTCCGTCCTGCCGGAAGGAGAGCCGATCCGTTTCGTCTGGCGGCGGGCCGCGCACAGGGTGCTGCGCCTCGAAGGTCCGGAGCGGATCGAGCCGGAATGGTGGCATGACGACGTCACGACCGCGGCCCCGGGTCTGTTCCGCGATTACTTCCGGATCGAGGACGATGCGGGACGGCGCTACTGGATGTTCCGCGAGGGCCTGGCCGACATGCGGCCGGCCCGCTGGTTCCTGCACGGCATATTCCCATGA
- a CDS encoding error-prone DNA polymerase codes for MTKDTDRIAAAFRPMGAGFCEIGVQSSFSFLRGASSPQELIGTAKILGLGGMGLADRNSVAGVVRALQAARDCDFAFRPGVRLVFADDTPDILAYPEDREGWGNICRLISLGNLRADKGECHLELDDLVSWSGHCRFAMICPRTLAGASWADIADGSARALTKLHEAAPGRVWLAAAARQDGRDRRFLARASGLSARAGVPMLATNDVLYHVRERRMLADVVTAIRTHVPLSRAGLHLARNAERHLRDTAGMEFLFRDHLQAVAESRRFFAGLNFNLKTLQYEYPDEGLTLSRSPAAELRHLAYDGANRLFPAGLPQKIRHEIERELAIIEQKQYEPYFLTVHRIVVAARDVGILCQGRGSAANSTICYCLGITSVDPERGNLLFERFISPERDEPPDIDIDFEHEKRDDIINWIYETYGRDKAAIAATVISYRSRSAAREVGKAFGLSEDAVGALSASVWGTSHSALGAWEARAAGLSEADPTTANVLHFAHELAGFPRHLSQHVGGFVLTRGRVDETVPVLNTGDKNRIIVEWDKDDLEEIGILKIDILALGMLSCLKRGFAMLDAHYAEDFGGHAPLRLGVLPKEKESGPVWKMMERADTLGVFQIESRAQMSMLPKLRPREFYDLVIQVAIVRPGPIQGDMVHPYLRRRMGLEDVNYQKPELEDVLGRTLGVPLFQEQAMQIAMVAANFSGSEADELRRAMATFKRTGKVQDFRDKMIGGMVENGYDAEFAARCFRQIEGFGEYGFPESHAASFAVLVYDSAWLKCHYPDVFAACLLNAQPMGFYAPAQIVRDAREHGVEVRPVCINASDWDNGLEEAAFDATRMARRNLDMASHIRTRHAVRLGFRQVKGLSEAQMKHLVEVRRRRPFDSVRDVWLRTGFARAVVARLADADAFAALGLSRRDALWAAEALDAGGAAEHLPLFAVASSQDLHREPEANLPPMPPGEEVVNDYRFLSMSLKAHPVSFLRGDMRALAVTPHSSLPDIRSGRRLTVAGLVLIRQRPGSAKGVIFMTLEDETGISNVIVWPKVFETYRAVVLGGRFLKVRGRLQASHGVIHVVAEEIVDLTSMLARIARGGLEGARLLAPTDHVKSPLRNHRPDHRAPLPRSDEVAEAAAALGAALARADEVRRPDPGSHRGSRASARR; via the coding sequence ATGACCAAGGACACAGACAGGATAGCGGCCGCCTTCCGGCCCATGGGCGCCGGCTTCTGTGAAATCGGCGTCCAGTCGAGTTTTTCGTTTCTGCGGGGGGCTTCCTCTCCGCAGGAACTCATTGGCACGGCAAAGATACTCGGATTGGGAGGCATGGGCCTTGCCGACAGGAACAGCGTGGCAGGGGTGGTCAGGGCCCTGCAGGCTGCGCGCGACTGCGATTTCGCCTTCCGGCCCGGGGTTCGCCTGGTCTTCGCCGACGATACGCCGGATATCCTCGCCTATCCCGAGGATCGGGAGGGTTGGGGAAATATTTGCCGGCTTATCAGTTTGGGAAATCTGCGCGCCGACAAGGGCGAATGCCATCTGGAGCTCGACGATCTCGTGTCATGGAGCGGGCACTGCCGGTTCGCAATGATCTGTCCGCGGACGCTGGCGGGCGCATCGTGGGCCGATATCGCCGATGGTTCGGCGCGGGCACTGACGAAGCTGCATGAGGCTGCGCCCGGCCGCGTCTGGCTGGCGGCCGCGGCCCGGCAGGACGGGCGGGACAGACGTTTCCTGGCCCGCGCGAGCGGTCTGTCGGCGCGAGCGGGCGTGCCCATGCTGGCCACCAACGACGTCCTCTACCATGTGCGGGAAAGGCGGATGCTGGCCGATGTCGTCACGGCCATCCGTACACACGTTCCGCTCTCCCGGGCGGGGCTTCACCTGGCGCGCAATGCCGAGCGTCATCTGCGCGACACGGCGGGCATGGAGTTCCTGTTCCGGGACCACCTGCAGGCCGTGGCGGAAAGCCGGCGCTTCTTCGCTGGGCTGAACTTCAACCTGAAGACATTGCAATACGAGTATCCGGATGAAGGGTTGACCTTGTCGCGCTCGCCGGCGGCCGAACTGCGCCATCTCGCCTATGACGGGGCGAACAGGCTTTTCCCGGCGGGACTCCCGCAGAAGATACGCCACGAGATCGAGCGGGAACTGGCGATCATCGAGCAGAAGCAGTACGAGCCGTATTTCCTGACCGTACACCGCATCGTCGTGGCTGCCCGCGACGTGGGCATACTGTGTCAGGGGCGCGGATCGGCCGCCAATTCCACCATCTGCTATTGCCTCGGCATAACCTCGGTAGACCCGGAGCGCGGCAACCTGTTGTTCGAGCGCTTCATTTCCCCGGAACGGGACGAGCCGCCGGATATCGACATCGATTTCGAGCATGAAAAGCGCGACGACATCATCAACTGGATCTACGAAACCTACGGGCGGGACAAGGCGGCCATCGCCGCGACGGTGATTTCCTATCGCTCGCGTTCCGCCGCGCGCGAGGTCGGCAAGGCTTTCGGCCTGTCGGAGGATGCGGTCGGGGCGCTGTCCGCCTCCGTCTGGGGCACGTCGCATTCGGCCCTCGGTGCCTGGGAGGCGCGCGCGGCAGGCCTCAGCGAAGCCGACCCCACCACGGCCAACGTCCTGCATTTCGCGCATGAGCTTGCCGGCTTCCCGCGCCATCTTTCGCAGCATGTCGGCGGTTTCGTGCTGACGCGTGGCAGGGTGGACGAGACGGTGCCCGTCCTGAACACGGGTGACAAGAACCGGATCATCGTCGAGTGGGACAAGGACGATCTGGAAGAGATCGGCATCCTGAAGATCGATATCCTGGCGCTCGGCATGCTGAGCTGCCTCAAGCGCGGCTTCGCCATGCTGGATGCGCATTATGCCGAGGATTTCGGCGGTCATGCCCCGCTTCGGCTGGGTGTCCTGCCCAAGGAGAAGGAGAGCGGGCCGGTCTGGAAGATGATGGAGCGCGCCGACACGCTGGGCGTGTTCCAGATCGAAAGTCGGGCGCAGATGTCGATGCTGCCCAAGCTCAGACCCAGGGAGTTCTACGACCTCGTCATCCAGGTCGCCATCGTGCGCCCCGGCCCCATCCAGGGAGACATGGTGCATCCCTATCTGCGGCGGCGCATGGGTCTGGAGGATGTCAATTACCAGAAGCCGGAATTGGAGGATGTCCTTGGGCGGACGCTCGGCGTGCCGCTGTTCCAGGAGCAGGCCATGCAGATCGCCATGGTGGCCGCCAATTTCTCCGGCTCCGAAGCCGATGAGCTGCGGCGCGCCATGGCGACCTTCAAGCGCACGGGCAAGGTGCAGGACTTCCGCGACAAGATGATCGGCGGCATGGTCGAAAACGGCTATGATGCTGAATTTGCCGCCCGATGCTTTCGGCAGATCGAGGGCTTTGGCGAATATGGCTTTCCCGAAAGCCATGCGGCTTCCTTTGCCGTGCTCGTCTACGATTCGGCATGGTTGAAATGCCACTATCCGGATGTCTTCGCAGCCTGCCTGCTCAACGCCCAGCCCATGGGGTTCTACGCGCCGGCGCAGATCGTGCGGGATGCACGGGAGCATGGGGTGGAGGTGCGCCCCGTCTGCATCAACGCATCCGATTGGGACAATGGGCTGGAGGAAGCCGCATTCGACGCGACGCGCATGGCGCGCCGCAATCTGGACATGGCGTCCCATATCCGCACCCGCCATGCCGTGCGGCTGGGCTTTCGGCAGGTGAAGGGCCTGTCTGAAGCGCAGATGAAGCATCTTGTGGAGGTGCGCCGACGACGCCCCTTCGATTCCGTACGGGATGTCTGGCTGCGCACGGGATTTGCCCGTGCGGTCGTGGCGCGGCTGGCGGACGCCGATGCCTTTGCCGCGCTCGGGCTTTCCAGGCGCGATGCCCTATGGGCCGCAGAGGCTTTGGATGCCGGCGGAGCGGCCGAGCACCTGCCGCTGTTCGCAGTCGCATCATCGCAGGATCTGCATCGCGAGCCGGAAGCGAACCTGCCGCCGATGCCGCCGGGCGAGGAGGTCGTGAACGATTATCGGTTCCTGTCCATGTCGCTAAAGGCGCACCCCGTATCCTTCCTGCGTGGGGATATGCGCGCCCTGGCGGTAACCCCGCATTCGAGCCTGCCGGATATCCGCTCCGGCCGGCGCCTCACGGTGGCCGGCCTGGTGCTGATCCGGCAAAGGCCGGGTTCTGCCAAGGGCGTGATCTTCATGACGCTGGAAGACGAGACGGGCATCTCGAACGTCATCGTCTGGCCCAAGGTCTTCGAGACCTATCGCGCGGTGGTTCTGGGCGGACGCTTCCTGAAAGTGCGGGGCCGGCTGCAGGCCAGCCACGGCGTTATCCATGTGGTCGCGGAAGAGATCGTCGACCTGACATCCATGCTGGCGCGCATCGCAAGGGGCGGGCTGGAGGGTGCCCGCCTTCTTGCGCCGACGGACCATGTCAAAAGTCCGCTACGCAACCACCGTCCCGATCACCGTGCGCCGTTGCCGCGTTCGGACGAGGTCGCCGAGGCGGCGGCTGCGCTTGGCGCCGCACTGGCCCGCGCCGACGAGGTTCGCCGCCCGGATCCAGGCTCGCATCGCGGAAGCCGCGCCTCCGCACGACGATAG
- a CDS encoding HlyD family efflux transporter periplasmic adaptor subunit yields the protein MSTTTSHHADRSHGRRFPMSVLLAIGLAIFVGWAGFFEIDEAVRMTGQIIPSERTQIIQSVDGGVVSMILVQEGQVVTAGQKLAVLERGRAEAGYEESRSRRAALRTSLARARAEAVNGDLSFDEDLSQYPEFVEAQTRLHEQRQRAIDETLDTLNEALKMAKQELEMTERLLKDGDVSKLDMLRAQRAVLELDGKIADIRNKSIQDARAEVAKLEEELSSTDYKIDERQDILKHTDLVSPVTGVVKFLRINTVGGVLRPGDELMQIAPTDGGVIIEGKVPPANVGKLLEGLPASVKIDAFDYSIYGSLHGRVTLISPDTLTDTAANGQSTPYYRVHVRLDDDQSWNAKSDQILVKPGLTATVDIRTGQRTVLQYLMKPVVKAFSGAMLEK from the coding sequence ATGAGCACGACGACCAGCCATCATGCCGACCGCTCCCATGGACGTCGGTTTCCAATGTCCGTCCTGCTGGCAATCGGGCTTGCGATCTTCGTGGGATGGGCGGGCTTCTTCGAGATCGACGAGGCGGTCCGCATGACGGGCCAGATCATTCCAAGCGAACGCACGCAGATCATCCAGTCGGTGGACGGCGGTGTCGTGTCGATGATCCTCGTCCAGGAAGGGCAGGTCGTCACGGCAGGCCAGAAGCTTGCCGTGCTGGAACGCGGCCGCGCCGAAGCGGGATACGAGGAAAGCCGCTCCCGGCGGGCCGCCCTGCGCACATCGCTGGCGCGCGCGCGCGCCGAAGCCGTCAACGGCGACCTGAGCTTCGACGAAGACCTGTCCCAGTATCCCGAATTCGTCGAGGCGCAGACGCGCCTTCACGAGCAGCGCCAGCGGGCGATCGACGAGACGCTCGATACCCTGAACGAAGCCCTCAAGATGGCGAAGCAGGAGCTCGAAATGACGGAGCGCCTGCTGAAGGACGGCGACGTCAGCAAGCTGGACATGCTGCGCGCCCAGCGCGCCGTGCTGGAACTGGACGGAAAGATCGCCGACATCCGCAACAAGTCGATCCAGGATGCCAGAGCCGAGGTCGCCAAGCTGGAAGAGGAACTGTCCTCTACCGATTACAAGATCGACGAGCGGCAGGATATCCTCAAGCATACCGACCTCGTCTCGCCGGTGACCGGCGTGGTGAAGTTTCTGCGTATCAACACCGTCGGCGGCGTCCTGCGCCCCGGTGACGAACTGATGCAGATCGCGCCCACCGATGGCGGGGTCATCATCGAAGGAAAGGTTCCGCCCGCCAATGTCGGCAAGCTGCTGGAAGGCCTGCCGGCCTCGGTGAAGATCGACGCCTTCGACTATTCCATCTACGGCTCGCTGCATGGGCGCGTCACCCTGATCAGCCCGGACACGCTGACCGATACTGCCGCCAACGGGCAGAGCACGCCTTACTACCGGGTCCATGTGCGGCTGGACGACGATCAGAGCTGGAATGCGAAATCCGACCAGATTCTGGTCAAGCCCGGGCTGACGGCGACGGTGGATATCCGAACGGGCCAGCGTACCGTTCTGCAATATCTGATGAAGCCGGTCGTGAAGGCGTTCAGCGGCGCCATGCTGGAAAAGTAA
- a CDS encoding ATP-binding cassette domain-containing protein translates to MLFAILSRLATLQGEVVDRLALKDAAEAAEKAGTKPLAQLQFVIARLHLPKLRQMQRPDPAIVPMVVHSEDRWFILRGQNSQGQWVMESWDAEKQGFVEGVWTEVANAGFYRMRMALPFKASSSKVFHLIRDEVFSHWKTLGDIMLSTVLINLIAIASSFYSMQVYDRVVPTGATQTLLVLTIGVFAAIMFELASKYARSAAYERLVDFVDQHLTRAVYMRLLSVRLDQMPKSVGSLAAQIRGYESVRAFLTSVSSYLLVDAPFAIFFILIIWSIVGWIAAIPVVMLVASICIGLYYRRRMDALALKANAASNLKNGLLVETIEGAETIKSGQGGWRMLSRWLSVTDDARQNEMEMRHVSEHAAYIAAAMQQLCYSGLIAAGALIVSTGHVTMGGLIACSILSGRALAPVSAIPGQLVQWSNVRASIQGLDRLWQLKDDHDGEEHPVILPQLSGRYRFETVASYYGERVAFQVEKLDINAGEKIGVIGPIGAGKTTLLRLLSGMYKPGKGRITLDDVDLSHLSKPVIAENVGYLQQEGRLFAGTLRDNLVLGLLDPGDDTILEAARLTGLMTAVIAGHPKGLQQPIFEGGIGLSGGQRQLVNLTRTFLRKPRVWLLDEPTASMDRATEEMVIQALRREIRKDDTVVIVTHKPEMLSLVDRLIVVTGNKVVVDGPRDAVLRHLQQMSQGQAEKVPA, encoded by the coding sequence GTGCTTTTCGCAATCCTAAGTCGCCTTGCCACCCTGCAGGGCGAGGTCGTCGACCGACTCGCTCTCAAGGACGCCGCCGAAGCCGCGGAGAAGGCCGGTACGAAGCCGCTGGCGCAGCTTCAGTTCGTGATTGCGCGCCTGCATCTGCCGAAGCTTCGGCAGATGCAGCGGCCCGACCCGGCCATCGTGCCGATGGTTGTCCATAGCGAAGACCGGTGGTTTATCCTGCGCGGGCAGAACAGCCAGGGCCAATGGGTCATGGAGAGCTGGGACGCCGAGAAGCAGGGTTTCGTGGAGGGCGTCTGGACCGAAGTCGCCAATGCGGGCTTCTACCGCATGCGCATGGCGCTGCCGTTCAAGGCGTCCAGCAGCAAGGTCTTCCATCTGATCCGCGACGAGGTCTTCTCGCACTGGAAGACCCTTGGCGACATCATGCTCAGCACGGTTCTCATCAATCTCATCGCGATCGCCAGTTCGTTCTACTCCATGCAGGTCTACGACCGCGTCGTTCCCACCGGTGCTACGCAGACCCTCCTGGTGCTGACCATCGGCGTCTTCGCCGCGATCATGTTCGAACTTGCCTCCAAATACGCCCGCAGCGCGGCCTACGAACGCCTCGTCGACTTCGTCGACCAGCATCTGACGCGCGCCGTCTACATGCGGCTGCTGTCGGTGCGGCTGGACCAGATGCCGAAGAGCGTCGGCTCCCTGGCGGCCCAGATCCGCGGCTACGAGTCCGTGCGCGCCTTCCTCACCTCGGTGTCGTCCTACCTTCTGGTCGATGCGCCCTTCGCCATCTTCTTCATCCTCATCATCTGGTCGATCGTCGGCTGGATTGCCGCGATCCCCGTCGTGATGCTGGTCGCCAGCATCTGCATCGGCCTGTACTACAGGCGGCGCATGGACGCCCTGGCGCTGAAGGCGAATGCCGCGAGCAACCTCAAGAACGGCCTTCTGGTCGAAACCATCGAGGGCGCGGAGACGATCAAGTCCGGACAGGGCGGCTGGCGGATGCTGTCACGCTGGCTCAGCGTCACCGACGACGCCCGGCAGAACGAGATGGAGATGCGGCACGTCTCGGAACATGCGGCCTATATCGCCGCGGCCATGCAGCAGCTCTGCTATTCGGGGTTGATTGCCGCCGGTGCGTTGATCGTCAGTACCGGCCACGTGACGATGGGCGGCCTCATCGCCTGCTCGATCCTGTCGGGGCGCGCTCTGGCTCCCGTTTCCGCCATTCCCGGCCAGCTCGTGCAGTGGTCCAACGTACGGGCGTCGATCCAGGGGCTGGACAGGCTGTGGCAGCTCAAGGACGATCACGACGGCGAGGAGCATCCGGTGATCCTGCCGCAACTGAGCGGGCGCTATCGCTTCGAAACGGTCGCTTCCTACTACGGCGAGCGTGTCGCCTTCCAGGTCGAGAAGCTCGACATCAACGCCGGCGAAAAGATCGGCGTCATCGGGCCGATCGGCGCCGGCAAGACGACGCTGCTGCGGCTCCTGAGCGGCATGTACAAGCCGGGAAAGGGGCGCATCACCCTCGACGACGTCGATCTGTCCCATCTGTCCAAACCGGTCATCGCCGAGAATGTCGGTTACCTCCAGCAGGAAGGGCGGCTCTTCGCGGGGACGCTGCGCGATAATCTCGTCCTCGGCCTGCTCGACCCGGGCGACGATACCATACTGGAGGCTGCGCGGCTTACCGGGCTCATGACGGCTGTCATAGCCGGTCACCCCAAGGGGCTGCAGCAACCCATCTTCGAAGGCGGCATCGGGCTGTCCGGCGGGCAGCGCCAGCTGGTCAACCTGACCCGCACATTCCTTCGCAAGCCCAGGGTATGGCTGCTCGACGAACCGACGGCCTCGATGGATCGCGCGACCGAGGAGATGGTCATACAGGCCCTCCGCCGCGAAATCCGCAAGGACGACACGGTCGTCATCGTCACCCACAAGCCGGAGATGCTCTCCCTCGTCGATCGGCTGATCGTCGTGACAGGAAACAAGGTCGTCGTGGACGGCCCGCGCGATGCGGTGCTGCGTCACCTTCAGCAGATGAGCCAGGGCCAGGCCGAAAAGGTACCCGCATGA
- a CDS encoding TolC family protein — protein MRSDFRYGLVLSAALLQGLAGCTVGDGSHGGQGVAFLSDLIKHDPAQSASQGAAASTQAGSHTDTSGAAPTPSQPPAVAPVTPLRGNGYGITDLIDRAQRDSPSLRIKASKIQSAQNQVNVAKLQFMATPSVSVENAVSQDDPYLHGDSTVTVLRVQQPLWTGGRLTSTLRRAKAGVEVSQADLDHERQGVSLSILEKYGQWLSSRLKRRAMQDGEQLYTDLAHLIDRRIDAGASAESDMLMLQSRVDQLRVSINQMQTNEETSIAALSQLIGGPLVASELAEELTGPSVDLSKGPQLIEQARERSPLLRRLGAEVKVADQSVARARSSLSPEIYVRAQRQYGRQDIKIDQPVDSVFVGVQSQFGAGFSNVLDIQNASYDRDVAKLAIRSGELSLVEQMSSDLAVAGSIDERIRNLENAVQSTSMTKDSWDRQFVAGRKTWLDVMNAAREHMDMKVQLAEARATAVIVKWRLHILAEGVSPSAPNTKGQRS, from the coding sequence ATGCGCAGCGATTTCAGATATGGGCTCGTCCTCAGCGCGGCCCTCCTGCAGGGTCTTGCCGGTTGTACGGTCGGCGACGGTTCCCACGGCGGTCAGGGCGTGGCTTTCCTGTCAGACCTGATCAAGCACGATCCGGCGCAAAGCGCCTCCCAAGGCGCCGCGGCATCGACGCAGGCCGGTTCCCACACCGATACCTCCGGCGCCGCACCGACCCCATCGCAACCGCCTGCCGTCGCCCCGGTGACACCGCTGCGCGGCAATGGCTACGGCATCACCGACCTGATCGATCGGGCACAACGGGACAGTCCGTCGTTGCGCATCAAGGCCAGCAAGATCCAGAGCGCCCAGAACCAGGTCAATGTCGCCAAGCTCCAGTTCATGGCGACGCCGAGCGTCTCCGTCGAAAACGCCGTAAGCCAGGACGACCCGTATCTTCATGGCGACAGCACCGTCACGGTGCTGCGCGTGCAGCAACCGCTGTGGACGGGTGGGCGGCTGACTTCGACCCTGCGCCGCGCCAAGGCGGGCGTGGAGGTATCCCAGGCGGACCTTGACCATGAGCGGCAGGGCGTCTCCCTCAGCATCCTCGAAAAATACGGCCAATGGCTGTCTTCGCGCCTGAAGCGCAGGGCCATGCAGGACGGCGAGCAACTCTACACGGATCTCGCCCATCTGATCGACCGGCGGATCGATGCGGGCGCATCGGCCGAGAGCGACATGCTGATGCTGCAGAGCAGGGTGGATCAGCTCCGCGTCAGCATCAACCAGATGCAGACCAACGAGGAAACCTCCATCGCGGCCCTGAGCCAGTTGATCGGCGGGCCGCTCGTTGCAAGCGAACTCGCCGAGGAGTTGACCGGCCCATCCGTCGATCTGTCCAAGGGGCCACAGCTGATCGAGCAGGCGCGGGAACGCAGCCCCCTGCTCCGGCGTCTCGGCGCGGAGGTCAAGGTTGCCGACCAGTCGGTCGCGCGGGCGCGCTCCAGCCTGTCTCCCGAAATCTACGTGCGGGCGCAGCGCCAGTATGGACGCCAGGACATCAAGATCGACCAACCCGTCGACAGTGTCTTCGTCGGCGTCCAAAGCCAGTTCGGTGCCGGCTTCTCGAACGTCCTGGATATACAGAACGCAAGCTACGACCGCGATGTGGCCAAACTGGCCATCCGCTCGGGCGAGCTGTCGCTGGTCGAACAGATGTCATCCGACCTCGCAGTGGCCGGCTCGATCGACGAACGCATCCGCAATCTGGAAAACGCCGTCCAGTCGACCAGCATGACCAAGGATTCGTGGGACCGGCAGTTCGTCGCCGGCCGCAAGACCTGGCTCGACGTCATGAACGCGGCGCGCGAGCACATGGACATGAAGGTCCAGCTGGCCGAGGCGCGGGCAACCGCCGTCATCGTCAAGTGGCGACTGCACATCCTTGCCGAAGGCGTTTCACCCTCTGCTCCGAACACGAAAGGGCAACGCAGTTGA
- the cueR gene encoding Cu(I)-responsive transcriptional regulator — protein sequence MNIGQAAAASGVSAKMIRYYEATGLVGPAGRSRSGYRVYGPDDIHRLGFIRRARNLGFTIEQIRELLSLWQDRSRPSRDVKRIAEAHLSHLRDKIREIQAMVDTLETLAEGCRGDDRPDCPILKELEATNGRISDLASPQMHRLNSI from the coding sequence ATGAATATCGGACAGGCTGCGGCAGCATCCGGCGTATCGGCAAAGATGATCCGCTACTACGAGGCGACGGGTCTGGTCGGTCCCGCCGGACGCAGCCGAAGCGGTTACAGGGTCTATGGGCCCGACGACATCCATAGGCTCGGTTTCATCCGCCGCGCCCGCAATCTCGGTTTCACCATCGAGCAGATCCGCGAGTTGCTGTCGCTCTGGCAGGACCGCAGCCGGCCGAGCCGGGACGTCAAACGCATCGCCGAGGCTCATTTGAGTCACCTGCGAGACAAGATCCGGGAAATCCAGGCCATGGTGGACACGCTGGAGACGCTTGCCGAAGGCTGCCGCGGCGACGACAGGCCGGATTGCCCGATCCTCAAGGAACTGGAAGCGACAAATGGTCGCATTTCCGATCTCGCTTCGCCGCAGATGCACCGCCTCAACAGCATCTGA
- a CDS encoding MarR family winged helix-turn-helix transcriptional regulator, which yields MTISKTDERPVPYSTTLLVRDTCICLHVQRAARALARRFDAILAPHGVTNGQFSLLMSLNRPEPPGMGSVAALLAMDRTTLTAALKPLQRRGLVEVLIDPADKRSRLLLLTPAGQEILAAALPLWCEAHERLERQMGPGVLDDLRAGLVGLGG from the coding sequence ATGACGATTTCCAAGACCGACGAGAGACCCGTTCCCTATTCGACGACCCTGCTGGTCCGCGATACATGCATCTGCCTGCATGTGCAGCGCGCGGCGCGGGCCCTTGCCCGCCGCTTCGATGCGATCCTGGCGCCGCACGGCGTGACGAATGGCCAGTTTTCGCTTCTGATGTCGCTGAACCGGCCGGAGCCACCGGGAATGGGTTCTGTCGCCGCCCTCCTGGCGATGGACAGGACGACGCTGACGGCAGCGCTGAAGCCCCTGCAGCGGCGTGGCCTGGTGGAGGTACTGATAGACCCTGCGGACAAGCGCAGCCGCCTCCTGCTGCTGACGCCCGCGGGCCAGGAGATACTGGCGGCGGCCTTGCCCCTGTGGTGCGAGGCGCACGAGCGCCTGGAGCGGCAGATGGGGCCCGGGGTCCTGGACGATCTGCGCGCCGGTCTCGTCGGCCTAGGCGGTTAG